The following coding sequences are from one Arachis hypogaea cultivar Tifrunner chromosome 7, arahy.Tifrunner.gnm2.J5K5, whole genome shotgun sequence window:
- the LOC112703212 gene encoding probable polyamine transporter At3g13620 has product MTQEEEKEEHLPSPSTTTPKIPKKLTLVPLIFLIYFEVAGGPYGEEPAVQAAGPLIALLGYLIFPFIWSIPEALITAELSTAYPGNGGFVLWAERAFGPFMGSMMGTWKFLSGVINIASFPALCVDYIQKLFPVLSSGWPRHVAVVGSTLVLSFLNYTGLTIVGYAAVLLGLVSLFPFVLLSLIAIPKIQPHRWLSLGQKGVSRNWNLYFNTLFWNLNFWDSVSTLAGEVDKPHKTFPLALLVSVIFTCVAYIIPLFAVIGAVSVDQSQWETGFHAQAAEMIAGKWLKIWIEVGAVLSTIGLFEAQLSSSAFQVLGMAEIGIIPRFFGVRSKWFNTPWLGILISMVIALAVSSMAFTDIINSANLLYSLGMLLEFASFLWLRWKSPNLKRPYKIPMKFPLLVLMCLVPSGFLVLIMVIATKTVYLVSGVMTLAGIGFFFFIKLCKTKKWVEFSHGPAEEEDLPR; this is encoded by the coding sequence ATgacacaagaagaagaaaaagaggaacacCTTCCCTCTCCTTCCACAACCACCCCTAAGATCCCCAAGAAGCTCACCCTCGTCCCTCTAATATTCCTCATCTACTTTGAGGTCGCCGGTGGGCCCTACGGTGAAGAGCCCGCCGTCCAAGCCGCCGGCCCACTCATAGCCCTCCTGGGCTACCTCATCTTCCCCTTCATATGGAGCATCCCGGAAGCCCTCATAACCGCCGAGCTCTCAACCGCGTACCCGGGAAACGGCGGCTTCGTCTTGTGGGCCGAACGGGCCTTCGGGCCCTTCATGGGCTCAATGATGGGCACATGGAAGTTCCTCAGCGGCGTCATCAACATCGCATCGTTCCCCGCCCTCTGCGTCGACTACATCCAGAAGCTCTTCCCGGTCTTGTCATCCGGCTGGCCCCGCCACGTGGCAGTCGTTGGATCCACCCTTGTCCTCTCCTTTCTCAACTACACGGGTCTCACCATCGTCGGATACGCCGCCGTTTTGCTCGGTCTGGTTTCCCTCTTCCCCTTCGTTCTCTTATCTCTCATCGCCATTCCCAAGATTCAACCTCACAGGTGGCTCAGTTTGGGGCAGAAAGGAGTCTCGAGAAACTGGAATTTATATTTCAACACACTTTTTTGGAACCTGAACTTTTGGGATAGCGTTAGCACTTTGGCAGGGGAAGTTGATAAGCCACACAAAACTTTCCCTTTGGCTCTTCTCGTTTCCGTTATCTTCACCTGCGTTGCGTATATCATTCCGTTGTTTGCGGTTATTGGAGCTGTTTCCGTTGACCAGAGTCAATGGGAAACAGGCTTCCATGCCCAGGCTGCGGAGATGATTGCGGGGAAGTGGCTCAAGATTTGGATCGAGGTGGGCGCAGTGCTGTCAACAATTGGGCTTTTCGAGGCCCAATTGAGCAGCAGCGCTTTCCAGGTGCTTGGAATGGCTGAGATCGGGATCATTCCGAGATTCTTCGGTGTTAGGTCTAAGTGGTTCAATACTCCGTGGCTGGGGATCTTGATTTCAATGGTGATAGCACTTGCGGTTTCTTCCATGGCTTTTACTGACATTATTAATTCAGCTAATTTATTGTATAGTTTGGGAATGTTGTTGGAGTTCGCTTCTTTTCTTTGGCTTAGGTGGAAGTCACCGAATCTGAAGAGGCCTTATAAGATACCAATGAAGTTTCCGCTGCTGGTTCTCATGTGTTTGGTTCCTTCAGGGTTTTTGGTGCTCATAATGGTTATCGCCACTAAGACTGTTTATTTGGTCAGTGGTGTTATGACTCTGGCCGGGAttggtttctttttcttcataAAATTATGCAAAACAAAGAAGTGGGTTGAGTTCAGTCATGGTCCAGCTGAAGAGGAAGATTTGCCCCGGTAA